A genomic region of Dermacentor andersoni chromosome 9, qqDerAnde1_hic_scaffold, whole genome shotgun sequence contains the following coding sequences:
- the LOC129383953 gene encoding uncharacterized protein — MAACDQDLTGTESLRWLDACTCSLLHCIAPVLTPIFLLLVLVLLCTPLQSSWLGKDGPSEETRMPPAPPRRLAGPICVEEDPWLTQAIRDCRSLLRNQQDMKHRITRLLAEANLRTEPFATREIQHRVRTNVQPRVLGRVVYSTSPSHPRSEPDRRDRDAGATSANIVDHDGTSTVGLQQPGDASLVETHLDQHRHRTKLMGAYRKRHRRCSKRLRPLSEVTSSDRQWLLDSR; from the exons GATCTGACAGGCACCGAGTCACTGCGTTGGCTGGATGCCTGCACGTGCAGCCTTCTCCACTGTATCGCGCCGGTCCTGACGCCCATCTTCCTGCTTCTCGTCTTGGTGCTGCTGTGTACGCCGCTTCAAAG CTCGTGGTTAGGCAAAGATGGGCCCTCGGAGGAAACCAGGATGCCCCCTGCCCCACCTCGCCGCCTCGCTGGACCAATCTGTGTCGAGGAAGACCCATGGTTAACGCAGGCTATTCGCGACTGCCGTAGTCTGCTCCGCAATCAGCAAGACATGAAACACCGCATCACCAGGT TGCTTGCCGAGGCGAACCTGAGGACCGAGCCGTTCGCTACGAGAGAGATTCAGCATCGGGTCCGCACCAATGTCCAGCCTCGGGTGCTCGGACGGGTTGTTTACAGCACTAGCCCTTCACACCCTCGGAGCGAACCAGACAGGAGAGACAGGGACGCCGGTGCCACATCCGCCAACATCGTGGACCACGACGGCACATCGACCGTCGGACTCCAGCAACCCGGCGATGCTTCCTTGGTGGAAACCCACTTGGACCAGCACCGACACCGG ACCAAATTGATGGGCGCTTACCGGAAGAGGCACCGTCGGTGCTCGAAGCGATTGCGGCCTCTCAGCGAGGTGACCAGCAGTGACCGCCAGTGGCTGTTGGACTCGCGTTAA